The Sebastes umbrosus isolate fSebUmb1 chromosome 4, fSebUmb1.pri, whole genome shotgun sequence genomic sequence CTGATCTGTGTTTACAGTGGAGATCCTTCACCCTGTAATGGCGTCTCAGCAATGTTGAAATCAGCTTTAAGTTTCAGTTTCCATTCTTTTAAGTAAATAACTGACATTTAATTTTCTAACCAGCAGATGGTGCTATTTCATTAATTAACATATTTTACAGAAGCTTTCCACATAATGTGCCTTAGTATTGTTACttgtttaaaaatatttatttttaagtgaaaaacaaaacatacataatAAAATGCGTTGACattgtaaacaaatgtttgacTCCAGAAACACCtagttaaaacacaaatatttaatattttatgtttacatgttttaagaAATAACCACCATGTCAAATCATGTGTTATACAACCAAAGTGTTAAATCAtgaaatcatatttttattaaataaaaatgtactcatGCATGGTACGCagcaaaaatatgaatgaaaaacataaacataaaagaaaCGTACATAACCATAAATAACTGTCTAAGAATCAGCTCCACCATCAGGCCAGTTTCACCAGTCTCTCACTGGCCTCCCACAGTTTCTTTGCCACACCAGCGTCTCTTGCGAAAGGACGCAGAGTAGCTGGTCGGCAGTCGACGAAGTAACCTCCGCTGTGTTTGGCAGCTTCATCTGACACAGCACAGTAGACGACAGTCTGAGCTCCAATCTCACACGGcacaaaaaacatccacatgATCACCTGCATCAGCATCCGGAACAGGATGGAGTAGTGGCACGTCCAACCGCTTTGGACAAAACCTGGAGCGACACATGGAAGCAGAGATATTAGGAGAGATATATGTAGTGTGAGGAATATACACACTGTATGTTCAAGGTGGGCGATATGATTCAACTCTTCTAGCTTTGGATTAGTCATTTTATATCTTGATTTACGTATATAttgtagagctgtcaaagttaacgcggtaataaggttgacacaaatttgtttaaacgccactaaattctttaacgcatttcatactagcttgtcgtgaaggaggctaaataaagctccaaatttatgctacattttggcgagaaaaaactgccatggccattttcaaaggggtcccttgacctctgacctcaagaaaatggttctatgggtacccacgagtctcccctttacagaagagcacactttatgataatcacatgcagtttggggcaagtcatagtcaagtcaacacactgacagctgttgttgcctgttgggctgcagtttgccatgttatgatttgagcatattctttatgctaaaaatgaagtacctgtgagggtttctggacaatatttgtcattgttttgtgttgttaacttattttctgtaataaatatataaatacatttgcataaaccagcatatttgcccactcccatgttgataagagtattaaatacttgacaaatctcccttaaaggtacattttgaatagataaaaaattaGTGATGAagttgcgattaatcgcaattaatcatggacaatcatgcaattaacgcgatcaaatattttaaataactgaACTTACTAActttaaatagtgaaaaatctAAGTTTTAATCTACTATATCAAAATAATGCAAAAGGcctgtaaataaatacaatattgtCATAAAGAAGCCCTGTTCATAGATTCTTAATTATTGACCACAATGGCCTAATACAACCACACATACTGTTCTGAAGAGAACTACCTCAGTGTAAACAGTACAGAAAGGTCTATTTCACGCTTTATATAGCCCAAccttaattatttaattttaaataaaaattttgttttattgtaaataaatatattaataaatatattcaaaaaaatatttataaataaatagtaaatttaTTGATACAACACTTATctaaaaactgttttaaaagtCCTCCATTTGAAACAAGAACATTTTCGATTatcattattttcttgattgttttttcctccataaaatgtcataaaatagaaTCATCTGTGAATTTAGCATCACATTTTGTTACATTAAATGCCTTTTACAGTAATTGTCCTTTGTAAGCAAAGAAGGTGGATAGTGACCGTGCACATACTATACACCCCAAGTTGGGTACCGGTGCAGGACAAGAGCAGCATGCAAAGCAGCACCTCTTACCAGGGTGCACAGCATAGGAGGTCACTCCTTTCCCTTCAGTCATGCGGGCCACTTCCTGACTGAAGTAGATGTTGGCCAGCTTGCTGCGGCAGTAGGTGAAGAAGGGCAACAGGTTGTAGTTGAGGTCCTGGAAGTCCAGTTTCTGGTATTTGTAGCTGGAGCATGTGAGGGTGACCACACGGCTTGGGCCACATTCCTTCAGGCGAGGCAGAAGCAGATTGGTTAGGAGGAAGTGTCCCAAGTGGTTGACGCCAAAACACATGCTGAAGCTGTCGTCCGTCCAGTCGAGGACACCGGGCATGCCTGAGGAAACACCACACAGGGCTTTTAGCTGATGTTGTTGCACAAtctgtacagtatacagtaacCACCATGCTCAGAAAAATTTGAAGGAACaccttttctcctctttctgtctttggTGTTACTGTTTCATGTATCAAGAGACTTCCATGTGGTTGACACCCTCACCTGCATTGTTGATCAGGATGTCaagcctcttctctctctggagGAAGCTCTTACAGAACTCCCTCACAGAGCGCAGGCTGGCCAGATCCAGCTCCATGTGAAGGACGTTAAGGCTGTGACTCTTGAACTTGATCTCCCTCACTGCCTTCTCGGCCTTGTCCGGGTCTCTGCAAGCGATGATGACACGGGCGCCTCTCGTTGCCAAGGCAACAGCTGACTCTTTGCCAATGCCAGAATTGCCACctgcaaagaaagaaaatagaaaaacagtCATTTCACGTGTTTGTGTTCATGGGATGGGATTATGACTCGGGAGAGGACAGCGGTAATATTGCCTCCAATAATCAGAATTCATACTGATCTTCATGTATTACAGTACAGTCCACTAACAAAagtcaagattcaagatgtttattgtcacgccggttatacaggtacaatcgtgtgaaatgctttttgctgggaagctccaatAAAAattataagttatattacaattataaaaggaaatactttatacaagggcatattaagaacatatacaggagCTGGTTAAGTGGAGTAGTTTAGAGGAGCTGGTTTAGAGGAGTAGTTTAGAGGAGTAGTTTAGAGGAGTAGTTTAGAGGAGCTGGTTTAGTGGAGTAGTTTAGAGGAGCTGGTTTAGAGGAGCTGGTTTAGTGGAGTGGTTTAGAGGAGCTGGTTTAGAGGAGCTGGTTTAGTGGAGTGGTTTAGTGGAGTGGTTTAGAGGAGCTGGTTTAGTGGAGTGGTTTAGAGGAGCTGGTTTAGAGGAGCTGGTTTAGAGGAGCTGGTTTAGTGGAGTAGTTTAGAGGAGCTGGTTTAGTGGAGCTGGTTTAGTGGAGTAGTTTAGAGGAGCTGGTTTAGAGGAGTAGTTTAGAGGAGCTAGTTTAGTGGAGTAGTTTAGAGG encodes the following:
- the si:dkey-174n20.1 gene encoding retinol dehydrogenase 14, translated to MYFLYTIIASLVSFFILKWMKKRRYCTDLKRLDGKTVLITGGNSGIGKESAVALATRGARVIIACRDPDKAEKAVREIKFKSHSLNVLHMELDLASLRSVREFCKSFLQREKRLDILINNAGMPGVLDWTDDSFSMCFGVNHLGHFLLTNLLLPRLKECGPSRVVTLTCSSYKYQKLDFQDLNYNLLPFFTYCRSKLANIYFSQEVARMTEGKGVTSYAVHPGFVQSGWTCHYSILFRMLMQVIMWMFFVPCEIGAQTVVYCAVSDEAAKHSGGYFVDCRPATLRPFARDAGVAKKLWEASERLVKLA